Genomic window (Dyadobacter fanqingshengii):
GATGGCTGTGTTTCCTGATAAAACCGTTTCGAAACCTTATTGGGCGAAAATGCGCGTTAATTAATCCTCTCAAGCATTTCTAAATTCTTGTCAGTTCCTGAATGATTTGTTCAAATTCAGGAAACTGCATTTGTAATGCTTCCCTATCGGCCATTTCAAAATCCGCAAAATCGAATCCAGGCGCGACCGTGCAGCCTACTAATGCATACGTGCTCCCCTGCGCGGGACGCGACGCAAACCACGCTCCTGCCGGAACCACCGCCTGAAACGTTTCTCCATTCTCAGGATCGTTACCCAGCTTGATTATCTGCATTTCCCTATGCTCTGCATCGATTACGAAAAT
Coding sequences:
- a CDS encoding cupin domain-containing protein, coding for MENLKPASYWIEKYALSAHPEGGYYAETYRASENVPQQVLPARFSGDRSFSTGIYFLLETHNFSAFHRIKSDEMWHFYAGEALEIFVIDAEHREMQIIKLGNDPENGETFQAVVPAGAWFASRPAQGSTYALVGCTVAPGFDFADFEMADREALQMQFPEFEQIIQELTRI